The following proteins are encoded in a genomic region of Methanobrevibacter gottschalkii DSM 11977:
- a CDS encoding 50S ribosomal protein L2 translates to MGKRLIHQRRGRGTPAHRVASHRFKDKIRYRSYDALEKEGSIKGKVIDILHDPARTAPIAEVKFENGEKKYILAPESIQINDEIECGISAPIKFGNTLPLAEIPEGTPIYDIENTPGDGGRFVRSSGTYASVVTHDANQAVVELPSGELKYLNPNCRASIGVVAGGGRKDKPFLKAGKRWHAYKAKGKKFMTVRGVAMNAVDHPHGGGNRQHPGRPTTVSRHAPPGRKVGSIAAKRTGLKR, encoded by the coding sequence ATGGGAAAACGATTAATACATCAAAGAAGAGGAAGAGGAACTCCTGCTCACCGTGTTGCTTCTCATCGTTTCAAAGATAAAATTAGATACAGATCTTACGATGCATTAGAAAAAGAAGGCAGTATCAAAGGTAAAGTTATTGATATATTACATGATCCTGCAAGAACCGCTCCTATTGCTGAAGTAAAATTCGAAAATGGTGAAAAGAAATATATCCTAGCACCTGAAAGCATCCAAATTAATGATGAAATTGAATGCGGTATTTCCGCTCCTATTAAATTTGGTAACACATTACCACTTGCTGAAATTCCTGAAGGTACTCCAATTTATGATATTGAAAACACACCTGGTGATGGCGGACGTTTTGTAAGATCTTCTGGAACTTATGCTTCTGTAGTTACTCATGATGCAAATCAAGCTGTTGTTGAATTACCATCTGGAGAATTAAAATACTTAAATCCTAATTGCCGTGCAAGTATTGGTGTAGTTGCTGGTGGAGGTAGAAAAGATAAACCATTCCTTAAAGCTGGTAAAAGATGGCATGCTTATAAAGCTAAAGGTAAGAAATTCATGACTGTTAGAGGAGTAGCAATGAATGCTGTAGATCACCCTCATGGGGGAGGTAACAGACAACATCCTGGTCGTCCAACTACTGTTTCAAGACATGCACCGCCAGGAAGAAAAGTTGGTTCAATTGCAGCTAAGAGAACAGGTTTAAAAAGATAG
- a CDS encoding 50S ribosomal protein L23, translating into MNAYSIIIKPHVTEKTMNLIDQNNVITFVVNRESNKSQIKRAFEELYEEKVAKVNTHITTKGVKVAYIKLVEEEMAEELAVRIGVF; encoded by the coding sequence ATGAATGCATACTCAATTATTATTAAACCTCATGTTACTGAAAAAACCATGAACTTAATTGATCAAAATAATGTGATTACTTTTGTGGTAAATCGTGAATCTAATAAAAGTCAAATCAAAAGAGCTTTTGAAGAATTATACGAAGAAAAAGTAGCTAAAGTTAATACTCATATTACTACTAAAGGTGTAAAAGTAGCATACATCAAACTTGTTGAAGAAGAAATGGCAGAAGAACTCGCTGTCAGAATAGGTGTATTCTAA
- a CDS encoding 50S ribosomal protein L22, whose protein sequence is MANKYAYNEEVDEAKTARAMAKSLKISPKHSVEICSAIRGMDVGKAKDYLEDVIEMKKAVPFKRHNKKVGHRKGLKGWASGRYPVKAAEQILKVLENAEANAEYKGMDTEKLFIEHISSHKGVVIPGYIPRAFGRMTPFNTPTTHIQIVLQEAN, encoded by the coding sequence ATGGCTAACAAATATGCTTATAATGAAGAAGTTGATGAAGCAAAAACTGCACGTGCTATGGCAAAATCTCTTAAGATTTCTCCAAAACACAGTGTTGAGATTTGCAGTGCAATCAGAGGAATGGATGTAGGTAAAGCTAAAGATTACTTAGAAGATGTTATTGAAATGAAAAAAGCAGTTCCTTTCAAAAGACACAACAAAAAAGTTGGTCACAGAAAAGGACTCAAAGGATGGGCTTCTGGTAGATACCCTGTAAAAGCTGCTGAACAAATATTGAAAGTTTTAGAAAATGCAGAAGCTAATGCAGAGTACAAAGGTATGGATACTGAAAAATTATTCATTGAACATATCTCAAGTCATAAAGGTGTTGTAATTCCAGGATATATCCCAAGAGCATTCGGTAGAATGACTCCATTCAATACACCTACTACTCATATTCAAATTGTATTACAGGAGGCTAACTAA
- the rpsS gene encoding 30S ribosomal protein S19, producing the protein MARKIFKYKGYTLEELQQMSLEEVMELFPARQRRSLKRGFLPRQQIVLDKMRKLNKEGTKDGRPVVIRTHCRDMIVIPEMVGTTFGIYDGQNFVEVTIAPEMIGHYFGEYAPTRKRVQHGDPGMGATRSSMFVPLK; encoded by the coding sequence TTGGCAAGAAAAATATTTAAATATAAAGGTTATACTCTTGAAGAACTTCAACAAATGTCTTTAGAGGAAGTAATGGAATTATTCCCTGCAAGACAAAGAAGATCTTTAAAAAGAGGATTCTTACCAAGACAACAAATTGTTTTGGATAAAATGAGAAAATTAAATAAAGAAGGAACTAAAGATGGTCGTCCTGTTGTTATTAGGACCCACTGTAGAGACATGATTGTTATACCTGAGATGGTTGGAACCACTTTTGGTATTTATGATGGTCAAAATTTTGTTGAAGTTACTATTGCGCCAGAAATGATTGGTCATTACTTTGGTGAATACGCACCAACAAGAAAAAGAGTTCAACACGGAGACCCAGGTATGGGTGCTACTAGATCATCCATGTTTGTACCACTTAAATAA
- a CDS encoding putative RNA uridine N3 methyltransferase, producing the protein MYKDELSIFIPNSFLSESKDLKIRTYKVGILGRALAIFQADNVIIYNDDNVKNEDGEMDGEFIAEILNYMNTPQYLRKKAFPIRSELKHVGILPPLRTPHHPINSQPDVGDYRQGFTVKRNKKGTYVDIGMDKLAFCKEQLSVKRIFDFKITKIAKKEVIVTPDKPDDVYWGYNVISSTKSLKNSLKLIKPDLVVETTRYGDYINSIFDELKSKLNESKSIAILFGGPYSSIQEDVSNPNWDLFKLNTIPGQGTETVRSEEAVVATLSLFNCMRF; encoded by the coding sequence ATGTATAAAGATGAGCTATCTATATTTATTCCGAACTCATTTCTTTCGGAGTCTAAAGATCTTAAAATCCGTACTTATAAGGTAGGTATTTTGGGCAGAGCTTTAGCTATTTTTCAAGCGGATAATGTTATTATTTATAATGATGATAATGTTAAAAATGAAGATGGAGAAATGGATGGAGAATTTATTGCTGAAATTTTGAATTATATGAATACTCCTCAATATTTGAGGAAAAAAGCATTTCCTATAAGATCTGAATTAAAGCATGTTGGTATTCTCCCACCTCTCAGAACTCCTCATCATCCTATTAATAGTCAACCAGACGTGGGTGATTATAGACAAGGTTTTACTGTTAAGAGAAATAAGAAAGGAACTTATGTGGATATAGGTATGGATAAACTTGCATTCTGTAAAGAGCAACTTTCTGTTAAAAGAATTTTTGACTTTAAGATTACTAAAATTGCTAAGAAAGAAGTAATAGTCACACCTGATAAACCAGATGACGTTTACTGGGGATATAATGTTATATCTTCTACTAAGAGTCTTAAAAATAGCTTAAAATTAATTAAACCTGATCTTGTTGTTGAAACTACAAGATATGGGGATTATATTAATTCTATTTTTGATGAATTAAAATCAAAACTCAATGAATCTAAAAGTATTGCTATTTTATTTGGTGGCCCATATTCTTCAATTCAAGAGGATGTTTCTAATCCAAATTGGGATTTGTTTAAATTAAATACTATTCCTGGACAAGGAACTGAAACTGTTAGAAGTGAAGAGGCTGTTGTCGCTACACTTTCTTTATTCAATTGTATGAGATTTTAA
- the rpl4p gene encoding 50S ribosomal protein L4 produces MKVNVYSINGEVKEEIELPAIFDEVYRPDLIKRAVLSAQSARVQPWGNDPMAGKRTSAKGWGSGRGTARVPRIKNGSKAAFVPMAVGGRKAHPTRAEKNHHEKINIKERRFAIRSAVAATTNKEIVENRGHKVADLEQVPIIVEDEIEAVKTAKQTREIFQNLGVYDDILRAKEGKRIRAGRGKTRGRKYKKVKGPLVVVGENKGIHLGARNHAGVDVVVAENLNAELLAPGTHAGRLTIYTKSAVEKLGGLFQ; encoded by the coding sequence ATGAAAGTTAATGTTTATTCTATTAATGGGGAAGTTAAAGAAGAAATTGAACTTCCAGCTATTTTTGATGAAGTATACAGACCAGATTTAATCAAAAGAGCTGTACTTTCTGCACAATCTGCAAGAGTACAACCATGGGGTAACGATCCAATGGCAGGTAAAAGAACTTCTGCTAAAGGTTGGGGTTCAGGTAGAGGAACCGCTAGAGTGCCTAGGATTAAAAATGGTTCTAAAGCAGCATTTGTACCAATGGCAGTTGGTGGTAGAAAAGCACACCCTACTAGAGCTGAGAAAAATCATCATGAAAAAATCAACATAAAAGAAAGAAGATTTGCAATAAGATCTGCTGTTGCAGCAACTACTAATAAAGAAATTGTTGAAAACAGAGGTCACAAAGTTGCAGATTTAGAACAAGTTCCTATCATTGTTGAAGATGAAATTGAAGCTGTTAAAACTGCTAAACAAACTCGTGAAATTTTCCAAAACTTAGGTGTTTACGACGATATACTACGTGCTAAAGAAGGAAAAAGAATCAGAGCAGGTAGAGGTAAAACCAGAGGAAGAAAATACAAAAAAGTAAAAGGACCTCTTGTAGTTGTTGGTGAAAATAAAGGTATCCATTTAGGTGCAAGAAACCATGCAGGTGTAGATGTTGTGGTTGCTGAAAACTTAAATGCTGAATTATTAGCACCAGGTACCCATGCAGGAAGACTTACTATTTACACTAAATCAGCAGTTGAAAAATTGGGAGGTTTATTCCAATAA
- a CDS encoding acetyl-CoA carboxylase biotin carboxylase subunit → MFEKVLIANRGEIAIRVMRACRELDIKSVSIYSDADKTSLYTNYADESYPLGNPSPAKSYLNIEKIINIALESGADAIHPGYGFLAENSKFGEECKKNGIKLIGPSGDVINKMGDKITSKALMKKAGVPVIEGTPEGITDIEEAKDIARQIGYPVIVKASAGGGGIGMRAVYEEDELVRAIESTQSVASTNFGDSTVFIEKYLEKPRHIEFQLLADEHGNVIHVGDRECSIQRRHQKLLEEAPSPIMTEELRDEMGGSAVKAAEYIGYTSAGTVEFLYDNGQYYFLEMNTRIQVEHPITELVTNTDLIKQQILIANGDELSYEQKDIKITGHAIECRINAEDPLNDFAPNPGKITGYRSPGGPGVRLDSGVYMNYTIPTFYDSMISKLIAYGRDRNDAINRMKRALSEYIILGVKTTIPFHKAILRNPNFISGDLNTHFIDTYKKGIEKEMENVIAEDHEYVNRLKSTFMPGKKIAAISAAVGSYQNMARSHNMQKK, encoded by the coding sequence ATGTTTGAAAAAGTATTAATTGCAAATAGAGGAGAAATTGCAATAAGAGTTATGCGTGCTTGTCGTGAACTTGATATTAAAAGTGTATCCATATACTCCGATGCCGATAAAACTTCTCTTTATACAAATTATGCAGATGAAAGCTACCCATTAGGAAATCCTTCACCTGCGAAATCTTACTTAAATATTGAAAAAATTATTAATATTGCACTTGAATCCGGTGCAGATGCAATTCACCCAGGATACGGATTTTTAGCTGAAAATTCAAAATTCGGTGAAGAATGTAAAAAGAATGGAATTAAACTCATCGGACCAAGTGGAGATGTAATTAATAAAATGGGAGATAAAATTACTTCCAAAGCACTTATGAAAAAAGCAGGCGTTCCTGTAATTGAAGGTACACCAGAAGGTATTACAGATATTGAAGAAGCTAAAGATATAGCTCGTCAAATTGGATATCCTGTAATTGTAAAAGCTTCTGCAGGTGGTGGAGGTATTGGTATGCGTGCAGTTTATGAGGAAGATGAACTTGTACGTGCAATTGAATCTACACAATCTGTTGCATCAACTAACTTCGGTGATTCAACAGTATTTATTGAAAAATATCTTGAAAAGCCACGCCACATTGAATTCCAACTCTTGGCAGATGAACATGGAAATGTAATCCACGTTGGCGATCGTGAATGTTCTATTCAAAGAAGACATCAGAAACTTTTAGAAGAAGCTCCATCCCCTATTATGACTGAAGAATTAAGAGATGAAATGGGCGGAAGTGCAGTTAAAGCTGCCGAATATATAGGTTATACTAGTGCAGGTACAGTTGAATTTTTATATGATAATGGACAATATTACTTCCTTGAAATGAATACACGTATTCAAGTAGAACACCCTATTACTGAACTTGTTACTAACACTGATTTAATAAAGCAACAAATTTTAATAGCCAATGGTGATGAATTAAGCTATGAACAAAAAGATATTAAAATAACAGGACATGCAATTGAATGTCGTATTAATGCTGAAGATCCTCTTAATGACTTTGCACCAAATCCCGGTAAAATTACAGGTTACAGATCTCCCGGAGGACCAGGTGTACGTTTAGACAGTGGAGTATACATGAATTATACAATTCCAACATTTTATGATTCAATGATTTCAAAATTAATTGCCTATGGAAGAGACAGGAATGATGCAATTAATAGAATGAAAAGAGCATTAAGTGAATATATCATTTTAGGCGTTAAAACTACAATCCCATTCCATAAAGCTATTTTAAGAAATCCTAACTTTATTTCAGGTGACCTGAATACTCACTTTATTGATACTTATAAAAAAGGTATTGAAAAAGAAATGGAAAATGTTATTGCAGAAGATCATGAATATGTTAACAGATTAAAATCAACATTTATGCCTGGAAAAAAAATAGCCGCAATATCTGCAGCTGTAGGATCTTATCAGAATATGGCAAGAA
- the rpl3p gene encoding 50S ribosomal protein L3, producing the protein MVRHHQPRKGSVAFSPRKRAAKETPRVKSWPQIDEPKLLGLAGYKVGMTHVLMTDSDKNSPTNGMEVFTPVTVLEVPPVVVMGIRAYEKTSRGLKVITEVLADNLDKELSRKISLPKEYNKSEAIAKIQGALENTEEIRVLVHTNPKVTSVPKKKPDIFECGIGGSNPEEKLNTALELLGNEVKASEIFNEGEFVDAIATTKGKGFQGVVKRWGIRIQYGKAVRAGKGRHVGSIGPWTPRRTMWTVAQAGQMGYHKRTEFNKRILKIASADEVDQINPDGGFIKYGLVKNDYVLVKGSLPGPSKRLVILRQPIRPNNKAEDIPQINYISTKSKQGA; encoded by the coding sequence ATGGTAAGACATCACCAGCCAAGAAAAGGGTCTGTTGCTTTTAGTCCAAGGAAAAGAGCAGCTAAAGAAACCCCTAGAGTAAAATCTTGGCCTCAAATTGATGAACCAAAATTACTCGGCCTCGCAGGTTATAAAGTCGGTATGACTCATGTTTTAATGACTGATTCCGATAAAAACTCTCCAACTAATGGTATGGAAGTTTTCACTCCAGTAACTGTATTGGAAGTACCTCCGGTCGTAGTAATGGGAATTAGAGCTTATGAAAAAACTTCTCGTGGATTGAAAGTAATCACCGAAGTTCTTGCAGACAATTTAGATAAAGAACTTTCAAGGAAAATCTCTCTTCCTAAAGAATACAATAAATCTGAAGCTATTGCAAAAATACAAGGTGCATTAGAAAACACAGAAGAAATTAGGGTATTAGTACATACAAATCCAAAAGTAACTAGCGTACCTAAGAAAAAACCAGATATATTTGAATGTGGTATTGGAGGATCCAATCCTGAAGAAAAATTGAATACTGCATTAGAATTATTAGGTAATGAAGTAAAAGCTAGTGAAATCTTCAATGAAGGAGAATTTGTTGATGCTATCGCAACTACTAAAGGAAAAGGATTCCAAGGTGTAGTTAAAAGATGGGGAATTAGAATTCAATATGGTAAAGCTGTAAGAGCAGGTAAAGGTAGACACGTAGGTTCTATCGGGCCTTGGACTCCTAGAAGAACCATGTGGACTGTAGCTCAAGCAGGTCAAATGGGATACCATAAAAGAACTGAATTCAACAAAAGGATTTTAAAAATTGCATCAGCAGATGAAGTTGATCAAATCAATCCTGATGGGGGATTTATAAAATATGGACTTGTTAAAAATGATTATGTTTTAGTTAAAGGATCCCTTCCAGGACCTTCTAAAAGATTAGTAATTTTAAGACAACCTATTAGACCTAATAATAAAGCTGAGGATATCCCTCAAATTAATTATATTAGTACTAAATCTAAACAAGGGGCATAA